From Penicillium psychrofluorescens genome assembly, chromosome: 1, one genomic window encodes:
- a CDS encoding uncharacterized protein (ID:PFLUO_001149-T1.cds;~source:funannotate), with protein sequence MAAPPTRQWGVTPPISTALPTQDELVANDNLIAELKAQNNFEAPSETERRKQMLQLLQRVAVEFVKVVSRKKGLSPAAVEAAGGKIFSFGSYRLGVYGPGSDIDTLVVGPKHVLIDDFFSDFPPVLERMAPAGAIEKMTPVPDAFVPIIKLELSGISIDLIFGRLLVPCVPMNLDLKNNDYLRGLTEAEVRSLNGTRVTDEILELVPQQKTFRLALRAIKLWAQRRAIYANIVGFPGGVAWAMLVARVCQLYPQATGSVIVGKFFRIMNKWAWPQPVLLKPIEEGPLQIKVWNPQLYHHDKFHLMPIITPAYPSMCATHNISMSTKAVLLRELQRGGDLVDKIFMKQSSWNDLFTRHTFFTHDYKYYLSITASSRTKESEGVWSGLVESKLRHLVGALDRKATIAVAHPFPKGFERIHTISNEQEMDAVKNGSTKFQATGTKTETTDETKDPAHEAAAQNGVENADVAQPAEKKAEEDSQTVYTTTYYIGLELKPLEPGASRSLDISTDAQIFKSTCTSWAGYQPGINELAISHVRSFDLPDDVFQPGETRPPRPKKKMIKKTEAAGQKRSISELDNASQGAAKRQVTSSAMSSTPTPA encoded by the exons ATGGCAGCACCACCCACACGTCAGTGGGGAGTCACTCCTCCGATCTCAACCGCTCTTCCGACCCAAGATGAGCTTGTCGCGAACGATAATCTGATCGCTGAGCTCAAGGCACAGAACAATTTCGAAGCTCCGTCCGAGACTGAGCGAAG AAAACAAATGCTGCAGTTGCTGCAACGCGTCGCCGTGGAATTTGTCAAAGTGGTCAGTCGCAAGAAGGGACTCTCTCCTGCCGCGGTGGAAGCAGCAGGAGGGAAGATCTTCTCTTTCGGAAGTTACCGACTCGGTGTCTATGGGCCAG GATCGGATATTGATACCCTGGTGGTTGGACCAAAGCATGTCCTGATCGACGACTTCTTTTCCGATTTCCCCCCTGTGCTCGAAAGAATGGCTCCCGCCGGTGCGATTGAGAAGATGACGCCAGTTCCGGATGCCTTTGTTCCCATCATCAAACTCGAGTTGTCGGGGATCAGTATTGATTTGATTTTTGGTCGTTTGCTTGTCCCCTGTGTGCCAATGAACCTGGACCTCAAGAACAATGACTATCTCCGAGGACTGACTGAAGCTGAGGTTCGCTCGCTCAACGGCACTCGTGTCACTGACGAGATTCTGGAGCTCGTTCCTCAGCAAAAGACGTTCCGCCTCGCCCTTCGCGCAATCAAGCTCTGGGCTCAGC GCAGGGCTATCTACGCGAACATCGTGGGCTTCCCTGGAGGTGTCGCATGGGCAATGCTGGTGGCCCGAGTTTGCCAGCTATACCCCCAGGCGACTGGGTCGGTGATTGTGGGCAAGTTCTTCCGGATCATGAACAAGTGGGCTTGGCCTCAGCCTGTATTACTGAAGCCGATCGAGGAGGGCCCACTCCAGATCAAAGTGTGGAATCCGCAG CTCTACCATCATGATAAATTCCACCTCATGCCGATCATCACCCCTGCTTATCCCTCCATGTGCGCCACGCACAATATCTCGATGTCAACAAAAGCGGTCCTCCTTCGCGAACTTCAGCGTGGAGGTGACCTTGTAGACAAGATCTTCATGAAGCAAAGCTCCTGGAACGATCTATTTACACGCCACACATTCTTCACACACGATTATAAGTACTACCTCAGTATCACTGCTTCCAGCAGGACCAAGGAATCCGAGGGGGTCTGGTCTGGTCTCGTCGAGTCCAAGCTGCGGCATCTTGTCGGAGCTCTGGACCGGAAAGCAACCATTGCGGTGGCACATCCTTTCCCCAAGGGCTTTGAGAGAATACACACCATCTCCAATGAGCAAGAGATGGACGCCGTCAAGAATGGATCGACCAAGTTCCAAGCTACTGGTACGAAGACCGAAACGACTGATGAGACCAAGGACCCAGCCCATGAGGCTGCAGCACAGAATGGAGTGGAAAACGCAGATGTCGCGCAACCcgcagaaaagaaagccgaAGAAGACAGCCAGACCGTGTACACCACCACCTATTACATTGGCCTGGAGTTGAAGCCGCTGGAGCCAGGTGCCTCCCGATCTTTGGATATCTCCACTGATGCCCAAATCTTCAAGTCAACATGCACATCTTGGGCTGGATACCAACCCGGCATCAATGAACTGGCCATCAGCCATGTTCGCAG TTTCGACCTACCCGACGATGTCTTCCAACCCGGAGAAACTCGACCACCCCgacccaagaagaagatgatcaagaagaccgaggcGGCCGGCCAGAAACGCAGCATCAGCGAATTAGAC AATGCTTCCCAAGGAGCCGCCAAGCGCCAGGTCACGTCGAGCGCTATGTCTAGCACCCCAACTCCGGCTTGA
- a CDS encoding uncharacterized protein (ID:PFLUO_001150-T1.cds;~source:funannotate) gives MTVSESEPLIRHHKLLQSYYASLESRVGYRFILGGTRHFGYYDTGTWWPFPIGSALRKMEDRLFETLNLPPGSTVLDAGCGYGHVAMRMAQGGLKVRAIDLVDRHIAHARSNVAAAGLEKTITVQKADFHHLDDFRSESLDGVYAMETTVHATDARKVLNEYFRLLKPGGSIALFEYEHSVPPDAPEEMVKMFGQVNKYAAMPANIEFEEGTFPGLLEEIGFQDVEVSDLSENVKPMLRLFFVLAYIPYLIIRCFGLEARFINCVAAIVAYRYFSFHRYAAVRASKPTSGNTSPVEPKKIQ, from the coding sequence ATGACAGTCTCCGAGTCAGAGCCCCTGATTAGGCACCACAAGCTGTTGCAGTCCTACTACGCCTCCTTGGAATCAAGGGTTGGCTACCGTTTTATCTTAGGCGGAACTCGACATTTTGGGTACTATGATACTGGTACCTGGTGGCCTTTCCCTATTGGGAGTGCGCTCCGGAAGATGGAAGATCGCCTTTTTGAAACGCTGAACCTGCCACCGGGGTCCACTGTGCTTGATGCTGGCTGCGGCTACGGCCACGTTGCAATGCGAATGGCCCAAGGAGGCCTCAAAGTTAGGGCTATTGACCTTGTCGACCGACATATCGCCCATGCTCGGAGTAACGTCGCTGCGGCGGGGCTCGAAAAAACCATTACTGTTCAAAAAGCGGATTTTCATCATCTCGATGATTTTCGGTCCGAGTCTTTAGATGGCGTCTACGCAATGGAAACTACAGTACATGCAACAGACGCGAGAAAAGTGCTGAACGAGTACTTTCGTCTACTAAAACCCGGCGGTTCTATTGCCCTATTCGAATATGAGCATTCCGTCCCTCCAGACGCGCCAgaggagatggtcaagatgTTCGGACAAGTCAACAAGTATGCTGCAATGCCCGCAAACATCGAATTCGAGGAAGGAACTTTCCCAGGACTCCTCGAGGAAATTGGTTTTCAAGACGTCGAGGTTTCCGACTTGTCAGAAAATGTGAAGCCGATGTTgcgcctcttcttcgtccttgCGTACATCCCGTATCTGATAATCAGATGCTTCGGACTTGAGGCACGTTTCATCAACTGTGTTGCTGCGATCGTCGCATATCGGTATTTCAGCTTCCATCGCTACGCCGCGGTTCGTGCTTCCAAGCCCACTTCCGGAAACACGAGCCCTGTTGAGCCCAAGAAGATTCAATAG
- a CDS encoding uncharacterized protein (ID:PFLUO_001151-T1.cds;~source:funannotate): MGSEPGFSLHVTIYIDPQNVTKFFEHFKPVYDAVVAEPECRFFEVYQSPDDPGTLHWVEDWVASTEWFMTTQITKDYYKDYLAATEPMFVKPREFKILTRLGAPYYTAKKE; the protein is encoded by the exons ATGGGATCGGAACCCGGATTCAGTCTCCATGTCACCATCTACATTGATCCTCAGAACGTTACCAAGTTCTTTGAGCATTTCAAACCGGTCTATGACGCCGTAGTTGCGGAGCCGGAATGTCGCTTCTTCGAGGTGTACCAGTCTCCCGATGATCCGGGGACCCTGCACTGGGTTGAAGACTG GGTCGCATCCACTGAGTGGTTCATGACT ACCCAGATTACCAAGGATTACTACAAAGACTACCTGGCAGCCACAGAACCCATGTTTGTGAAGCCTCGAGAGTTTAAGATATTAACTCGTCTTGGAGCACCATATTATACTGCCAAGAAGGAATGA
- a CDS encoding uncharacterized protein (ID:PFLUO_001152-T1.cds;~source:funannotate): protein MASIQEKPLDGLSLYSRFAFAGAVCCSITHGAVTPLDVVKTRTQLDPATYNRGMIGGFKQVIQNEGAGALLTGFGPTAAGYFLQGAFKFGGYEFFKQQSINYLGYETAANNRTVVYLASSACAEFMADIALCPLEATRIRLVSQPTFASGLLSGFTKIASQEGIGAFYSGFGPILFKQVPYTMAKFVVFEKVSEMVYRSVDKNNLSDGQKTGINLGSGLVAGLAAAIVSQPADTMLSKINKTQGLPGEGTVSRLIKIAKELGLRGSYSGIGVRLFMVGSLTAGQFAIYGDIKRVLGATGGVEIGK, encoded by the exons atggcctctATTCAAGAGAAACCGCTTGATGGACTTTCTTTGTACTCCCGCTTCGCATTTGCCGGTGCGGTGTGTTGCAGTATAACTCATGGAGCTGTCACTCCTCTTGATGT CGTCAAGACCCGTACCCAGCTGGACCCGGCCACCTACAACCGTGGCATGATCGGTGGCTTCAAGCAGGTCATCCAGAACGAGGGTGCTGGCGCTCTCCTGACTGGTTTCGGTCCCACCGCCGCCGGTTACTTCCTCCAGGGTGCCTTCAAGTTCGGTGGCTATGAGTTCTTCAAGCAGCAGTCCATTAACTACCTGGGCTACGAGACCGCTGCCAACAACCGCACTGTTGTCTACCTTGCGTCCTCGGCCTGCGCCGAGTTCATGGCTGACATCGCCCTCTGCCCTCTCGAGGCCACCCGTATCCGTCTGGTGTCTCAGCCCACCTTTGCCAGCGGTCTTCTGAGCGGCTTCACCAAGATCGCGTCCCAGGAGGGCATTGGTGCTTTCTACTCTGGATTCGGACCCATTCTGTTCAAGCA GGTCCCCTACACCATGGCCAAGTTTGTCGTCTTCGAGAAGGTCTCCGAGATGGTCTACCGCTCGGTTGACAAGAACAACCTCTCTGATGGCCAGAAGACCGGTATCAACCTGGGCTCTGGTCTCGTCGCcggtctcgccgccgccatcgtcTCGCAGCCCGCCGACACCATGCTCTCCAAGATCAACAAGACCCAGGGTCTTCCCGGTGAGGGCACCGTCTCCCGCCTGATCAAGATCGCTAAGGAGCTTGGCCTCCGTGGCTCGTACTCCGGCATTGGTGTCCGTCTCTTCATGGTTGGCTCCCTTACTGCCGGTCAATTCGCCATCTACGGTGACATCAAGCGTGTTCTTGGTGCCACTGGCGGTGTTGAGATTGGAAAATAA